Proteins encoded by one window of Flagellimonas lutaonensis:
- a CDS encoding FtsL-like putative cell division protein, which yields MKKGLLDILRGKFLVSGDAPKNWLFLLFASFLATVMISSSHRADKKVHEIAALNEEVRKLRSEFLDVRRSVQQLRLESSLKVRVADRGLVPAKNPPKRIKVKSTR from the coding sequence ATGAAAAAAGGATTGTTGGACATACTTCGCGGAAAGTTTTTGGTGAGCGGCGACGCTCCCAAGAACTGGCTGTTTTTGCTCTTTGCATCCTTTCTGGCCACCGTTATGATATCAAGTAGTCATAGGGCCGATAAAAAAGTGCATGAGATTGCCGCCCTCAACGAAGAGGTTCGAAAACTCAGAAGTGAGTTTTTAGATGTTCGGCGTTCTGTGCAGCAGTTGAGGCTAGAGTCTTCCCTAAAGGTCAGGGTGGCCGACAGAGGTTTGGTGCCCGCAAAAAATCCTCCAAAAAGAATCAAGGTAAAATCAACTAGATAA
- a CDS encoding UDP-N-acetylmuramoyl-L-alanyl-D-glutamate--2,6-diaminopimelate ligase, whose translation MKLLKDILYKAGITAVSGDTNVLVNHVHFDSRKVGMDDVFVAIKGLTTDGHQYIDKAVEQGAKAIVCEELPKVLVNGITYVEVKNSQSALAMMASNFYGNPSKNLKLVGVTGTNGKTTVTTLLYNLFKNAGYKVGLISTIKIMVDDKEYPTSHTTPDSLTINEYLNKMNEEGVEFCFMEVSSHGIHQKRAEGLHFEGAIFTNLSHDHLDYHKSFAEYRDTKKKLFDGLSKSAFALVNIDDKNGLVMLQNTQAKKYTYALKSYADYRGQILEHQFNGQLLKIEENELWSKLIGDFNAYNLLAIYATADLLGLEKMEILRLISELENVDGRFQYYISKKKITAIVDYAHTPDALKNVLTTINTLRTGNENVITVVGCGGDRDKSKRPVMGHIASEMSNHAIFTSDNPRTESPSRIIEEMEAGVEPQNAAKVLIIENRKQAIKTACKLAVPKDIILVAGKGHETYQETNGVRKEFDDFKEVKKALAELDK comes from the coding sequence ATGAAGTTGTTGAAAGACATATTATATAAAGCTGGAATCACTGCTGTCAGTGGTGATACCAATGTTTTGGTCAACCATGTCCATTTTGATTCAAGAAAGGTGGGTATGGACGACGTATTTGTCGCCATCAAAGGATTGACAACCGATGGGCACCAATATATTGACAAGGCTGTAGAGCAGGGAGCTAAGGCAATTGTCTGCGAAGAGCTTCCGAAAGTATTGGTCAATGGTATTACGTATGTCGAGGTAAAGAACAGCCAATCGGCCTTGGCCATGATGGCATCGAACTTTTACGGAAATCCTTCCAAAAACCTAAAACTTGTAGGGGTAACCGGTACTAATGGTAAGACCACGGTTACGACCTTATTGTATAACCTGTTCAAGAATGCGGGCTATAAAGTGGGCCTTATTTCGACCATAAAAATCATGGTTGACGACAAAGAATACCCCACCAGCCACACCACGCCAGACTCATTGACCATCAATGAATACTTGAATAAGATGAACGAAGAAGGTGTCGAGTTTTGCTTTATGGAGGTAAGCTCGCACGGTATCCACCAAAAAAGGGCCGAGGGCCTACATTTTGAAGGGGCCATTTTTACCAACCTTTCGCACGACCACCTTGACTATCACAAATCATTTGCCGAGTACCGTGACACCAAGAAAAAACTCTTTGACGGACTGTCAAAAAGTGCTTTTGCCCTGGTCAATATAGATGACAAGAATGGGCTGGTCATGTTGCAGAATACCCAGGCCAAAAAATATACCTACGCCCTGAAGTCGTACGCAGATTACCGCGGACAGATATTGGAGCACCAATTCAATGGCCAATTGTTGAAAATAGAGGAAAATGAGCTCTGGTCTAAATTGATAGGAGATTTCAATGCTTACAATTTATTGGCCATTTACGCCACTGCTGATTTGTTGGGGTTGGAAAAAATGGAAATTCTACGGCTTATTAGTGAGCTTGAGAACGTTGATGGTAGATTTCAATACTATATCTCAAAGAAGAAAATAACGGCTATTGTTGATTATGCCCATACACCGGATGCACTTAAAAATGTGTTGACAACCATCAACACGTTGAGGACTGGAAATGAAAACGTCATCACCGTAGTGGGGTGTGGTGGTGATCGTGACAAGTCTAAGCGTCCGGTTATGGGTCATATCGCATCAGAGATGAGCAACCACGCCATCTTTACCTCTGACAACCCCAGAACAGAATCCCCCAGCCGCATCATAGAAGAGATGGAAGCAGGTGTAGAGCCCCAGAATGCCGCCAAGGTACTCATCATTGAAAATAGAAAACAGGCCATTAAAACGGCTTGTAAGTTGGCCGTGCCAAAAGACATCATTTTGGTGGCGGGCAAAGGTCATGAGACCTATCAAGAGACCAATGGGGTACGAAAAGAATTTGATGATTTCAAGGAAGTAAAAAAGGCCTTAGCCGAACTCGATAAATAG
- a CDS encoding penicillin-binding protein, producing MAVTERNIMNRLYLVAACLFLFSAAILYRLIDIQMVKGPDYKDLALGKTEKMFTIEPNRGNLYAEDGSLLAASVPKYEIRFDANTVSEENFQKYMPALADSLAKLFDKPSAYYRQLFRKARANGNGYKLVARNVGYLDFVRIKNFPLFRLGPNKGGFIERYKVVREYPLGKMAARSIGYERVDENGYYTRVGLDGAFGEPYLRGREGKRLKQKIAKNRWKPIGLDNIVEPQDGQDVVTTINTNIQDIAHHALLAQLEKYNADHGSVVVMETKTGEIRAISNLGRTKEGKYYEKLNYAIGESHEPGSTFKLMSLVAALEDKVIDTNAVIDTEKGRYRVYDRTVKDSKHGGYGKISLAEAFAVSSNTAFAKMIHENYKEQPERFVNRLMNMGLHVDLGLPIIGEGQPVIRYPGDKGWSGISLAWMSHGYEVSMTPMQTLAFYNAIANDGEFVRPRLIKEVRQGNKVVKRFGKDVVNPSICSKETVEKAQQLLKDVVEKEYGTGHGLYSKEFSMAGKTGTCQKNYVAKDPDKLAYISSFVGYFPADNPKYSCIVVIHEPDKSVGYYGADVSGPVFKSLAQKIYASSPLVDEVEDETPKVPQLEEQYKSYYAHVQKEYKKIPNVKGMSGMDAISILENLGLEVEVRGNGRVKRQSVSQGTDIDKVEKIVLELS from the coding sequence ATGGCAGTCACCGAAAGAAACATAATGAATAGGCTTTACTTGGTGGCGGCCTGTCTCTTCCTCTTTTCCGCTGCTATTCTGTACCGTCTCATAGATATACAGATGGTGAAAGGGCCTGACTACAAAGATTTGGCGTTGGGCAAGACTGAAAAAATGTTCACCATTGAGCCGAATCGGGGCAATCTCTATGCAGAAGACGGCAGTTTGCTTGCCGCATCGGTTCCTAAATATGAGATTCGGTTCGATGCCAACACTGTGTCTGAAGAAAATTTCCAAAAGTATATGCCGGCCCTCGCCGACTCACTGGCAAAACTATTTGACAAGCCCTCAGCGTATTACCGCCAATTGTTCAGAAAGGCCAGGGCCAATGGCAATGGCTATAAGTTGGTGGCGCGAAATGTGGGTTATTTGGACTTTGTCCGCATCAAGAATTTTCCGCTGTTCAGATTAGGGCCCAATAAAGGTGGGTTCATAGAACGCTATAAAGTGGTACGCGAATATCCATTGGGCAAGATGGCCGCACGCAGCATCGGATACGAACGGGTCGACGAAAACGGGTATTACACGAGGGTTGGTCTGGACGGAGCCTTCGGAGAGCCCTATTTAAGGGGAAGGGAAGGCAAACGGTTAAAGCAGAAAATCGCCAAGAACCGTTGGAAGCCTATTGGCCTTGATAATATTGTAGAGCCCCAAGATGGGCAAGATGTGGTGACCACCATCAACACCAACATACAAGATATTGCACACCATGCCCTGTTGGCGCAGCTTGAAAAATATAATGCCGACCACGGCTCTGTGGTGGTCATGGAAACAAAGACAGGTGAAATAAGGGCCATTTCAAACCTAGGTCGAACCAAAGAGGGTAAATACTACGAAAAATTGAACTACGCCATTGGCGAATCGCATGAACCGGGATCGACCTTTAAATTGATGTCATTGGTGGCTGCTTTGGAAGATAAGGTAATAGACACCAATGCCGTTATCGATACCGAAAAGGGCCGGTACCGTGTTTATGATAGAACCGTAAAGGATTCAAAGCACGGTGGGTATGGCAAAATTTCGTTGGCAGAGGCCTTTGCTGTTTCTTCGAACACTGCCTTTGCAAAGATGATCCACGAGAACTACAAAGAACAACCCGAACGTTTTGTGAACCGCCTAATGAACATGGGGCTGCATGTAGATTTGGGGCTTCCGATCATTGGCGAAGGGCAACCGGTTATCCGATATCCGGGCGATAAGGGCTGGTCGGGTATCTCTTTGGCATGGATGTCGCACGGCTACGAGGTGTCAATGACGCCCATGCAGACCTTGGCCTTCTATAACGCCATTGCCAATGACGGTGAGTTTGTAAGGCCACGGTTGATTAAAGAAGTACGGCAGGGCAATAAGGTGGTCAAGCGTTTTGGCAAAGATGTGGTGAATCCCTCCATTTGCTCGAAGGAAACGGTCGAAAAGGCCCAGCAGTTGTTGAAAGATGTGGTTGAAAAGGAATATGGTACAGGCCATGGCCTGTACTCAAAAGAGTTCTCAATGGCGGGCAAGACAGGCACCTGCCAAAAAAACTATGTGGCCAAAGACCCCGATAAATTGGCATATATCTCCTCGTTTGTAGGATACTTTCCTGCAGATAACCCAAAATACTCGTGCATTGTAGTAATACACGAGCCCGACAAGAGTGTGGGTTACTATGGTGCCGATGTCTCAGGACCTGTTTTCAAGTCGCTGGCCCAAAAAATCTACGCAAGTTCGCCATTGGTCGATGAGGTAGAGGATGAGACACCCAAGGTTCCGCAACTAGAAGAGCAGTACAAAAGCTATTATGCGCATGTGCAAAAAGAGTATAAAAAGATTCCCAATGTAAAGGGCATGAGTGGCATGGATGCCATTTCAATTCTTGAAAACCTTGGGCTAGAGGTAGAGGTAAGGGGCAACGGCAGGGTTAAACGACAGTCGGTTTCACAGGGAACCGATATCGACAAAGTTGAAAAAATTGTTTTGGAGCTTTCATGA
- a CDS encoding division/cell wall cluster transcriptional repressor MraZ — protein MINIIGTFNCKADAKGRVTIPSSLMSQLSPLLNDGFVIKHGRFSRCLELYPKAEYNRMMMQLKEKDQFDPDNVRTLRKFVEGAQLVNIDDSNRLLIPKALAEHALIKKEVVITATIDIIEIWDKESYEKANDIDRDEFSVMLKTAFGKNDKPVSQSGTAQ, from the coding sequence ATGATAAACATCATAGGCACATTCAATTGTAAGGCCGATGCCAAGGGCAGGGTGACGATTCCGTCAAGCCTGATGTCCCAGTTGTCGCCTCTTTTGAATGATGGTTTTGTTATAAAGCATGGTCGTTTTTCTCGTTGCTTAGAGTTGTACCCGAAGGCAGAGTACAACCGTATGATGATGCAATTGAAAGAGAAAGACCAGTTCGACCCCGACAATGTGCGTACCCTTCGAAAGTTTGTCGAAGGGGCCCAGCTTGTAAATATTGATGACAGCAATCGATTGCTGATACCGAAGGCATTGGCCGAGCATGCCCTGATCAAAAAGGAAGTGGTGATCACGGCCACTATCGATATCATCGAAATTTGGGATAAAGAAAGCTATGAAAAGGCCAATGATATTGATAGGGACGAGTTCAGTGTAATGCTCAAAACGGCTTTTGGTAAAAATGACAAACCCGTATCACAGTCCGGTACTGCTCAATGA
- the yihA gene encoding ribosome biogenesis GTP-binding protein YihA/YsxC: MKITSAKFVMSNSNVAQCPKEPLPEYAFIGRSNVGKSSLINMLMNRKGLAKTSGRPGKTQLINHFKVNDNWFLVDLPGYGYARVSKKDKKTFQKYITEYFLKRQQLVSAFVLVDIRHEPQKIDLEFMEWLGSNGIPFGIVFTKADKLKPAAIERNTQAYLQHLLDTAWEEAPPHFVTSATDRTGRDELLEYIDEINKNISTTQFQN; encoded by the coding sequence ATGAAAATCACCTCTGCAAAATTCGTGATGAGCAATTCGAACGTGGCCCAATGCCCGAAAGAGCCATTGCCCGAATACGCCTTTATAGGCAGGTCAAACGTGGGCAAATCATCATTGATCAATATGCTCATGAACCGAAAGGGGCTGGCAAAGACCTCTGGACGCCCCGGAAAAACCCAGCTCATCAACCATTTTAAAGTAAACGACAATTGGTTTTTGGTCGATTTGCCCGGATATGGCTATGCCAGGGTTTCCAAAAAAGACAAAAAAACCTTTCAGAAATACATTACGGAGTATTTTTTGAAACGTCAACAATTGGTAAGCGCCTTTGTTTTGGTAGATATTCGCCACGAACCCCAAAAGATCGATTTGGAGTTCATGGAGTGGCTTGGTTCGAACGGAATTCCGTTTGGCATTGTATTTACCAAGGCCGACAAGTTAAAACCAGCTGCCATTGAACGCAATACGCAGGCCTATCTCCAACATTTGCTGGATACCGCTTGGGAAGAGGCCCCGCCGCATTTCGTTACCTCTGCCACCGATCGAACAGGGCGCGACGAGCTTTTGGAATATATCGATGAGATCAACAAAAACATCTCGACCACCCAATTTCAAAACTGA
- a CDS encoding GTPase encodes MKNWFLASFQDIRVYFWGMKKKIAQRLIFVYDADSGTRNVVLDSVHKIVSPSTYGCNLCNITHGLFRENRKWKHFRQESAYQMTFFHKDEFLKQYASKFGHKFHFPVVLIEAGTELEILIPAQELNSLKSPVELIGLIEGRTTP; translated from the coding sequence ATGAAAAACTGGTTTTTGGCCTCGTTTCAAGATATACGGGTGTATTTTTGGGGAATGAAAAAGAAAATCGCCCAAAGGCTCATTTTTGTCTATGATGCCGATTCTGGTACCCGTAACGTAGTGTTGGACAGTGTGCACAAAATAGTTAGTCCCTCAACGTATGGGTGCAACCTTTGTAACATTACGCATGGCCTGTTCAGGGAAAACCGGAAATGGAAGCATTTTCGCCAAGAAAGTGCGTATCAAATGACATTTTTTCATAAAGATGAGTTTTTGAAGCAGTACGCCAGCAAGTTTGGCCACAAATTTCATTTTCCGGTCGTGCTTATTGAAGCAGGAACGGAACTGGAAATACTTATTCCTGCCCAAGAGCTGAACAGCTTGAAATCGCCAGTGGAACTCATTGGGCTAATCGAGGGGCGTACCACCCCTTAA
- a CDS encoding TolB family protein: protein MKINILKVLPTLIVLFIFINCGPKQPEYAIAYNVLFDAENDNYEVFTMNLDGSNKKNVTNLPGVEWSYYSYKDQLYFISDKDFCHRCYRLYVTDPKGKSIKKVSDVVLADSWMSSRKNGTELIVKPSSKIDSVFYIINMKGEVVKKLPTGLPYFSDPLFVNDGKQLVFRGSKKRFKKDNGYLDELYIMNDDGSSLRQLTHYPKNDTTAKWHHYHAGPPKLHPSENFISYQSFQDGKYSLYAVSLDGEKQWKLTENEQNEGWHDWSPDGKWLVIELFDDEQTQFHIGLMNWETKEMKILTDTTYRYQQAPNFVEIK, encoded by the coding sequence ATGAAAATAAATATTCTAAAGGTCTTACCTACACTCATCGTTCTTTTCATTTTTATCAATTGCGGGCCAAAGCAACCCGAATACGCCATAGCCTATAACGTGCTGTTCGATGCTGAAAACGATAATTATGAGGTTTTTACCATGAACCTCGACGGTTCTAACAAGAAGAACGTTACCAATTTACCAGGGGTAGAATGGTCGTATTACTCCTATAAAGACCAACTGTATTTCATTTCAGATAAGGATTTTTGCCACCGATGCTACCGTTTGTACGTTACCGACCCTAAGGGCAAAAGTATCAAGAAAGTTTCTGATGTGGTATTGGCCGACAGTTGGATGAGCAGCCGAAAAAATGGCACCGAACTCATTGTAAAGCCCAGCTCGAAAATAGACTCTGTTTTCTATATCATCAACATGAAGGGAGAGGTTGTGAAAAAACTACCTACCGGCCTGCCCTATTTCTCAGACCCCTTGTTTGTTAACGATGGCAAACAGCTTGTTTTTAGGGGCTCTAAAAAACGTTTTAAAAAAGACAACGGTTACCTTGACGAGCTCTATATCATGAACGATGACGGCAGTTCGCTGAGGCAGTTGACCCATTACCCGAAAAATGACACCACGGCAAAGTGGCACCATTACCATGCGGGCCCTCCGAAACTACATCCCTCTGAAAACTTTATCAGTTACCAAAGCTTTCAAGATGGCAAGTACAGTCTATATGCCGTGAGCCTCGATGGTGAAAAGCAGTGGAAGCTGACCGAAAATGAACAAAATGAGGGGTGGCACGATTGGAGCCCCGATGGCAAGTGGTTGGTGATAGAACTATTCGATGACGAACAAACCCAATTTCATATCGGATTGATGAACTGGGAGACCAAAGAAATGAAAATATTGACCGATACCACTTATCGCTACCAACAGGCTCCCAACTTTGTTGAAATAAAGTAA
- a CDS encoding alpha/beta fold hydrolase, whose amino-acid sequence MEEKIIKEGKFRYIEKGEGTPLIILHGLMGGLSNFHGVTDYFPAKGYKVLVPELPIYDMPVLKTNVKNFAKFLEEFIEFKGLKDVILLGNSLGGHIGLLHTKMFPEMVKALVITGSSGLYESAMGDGYPKRGDYEFIKKKAQDVFYDPKMATKEIVDEVYATVNDRMKLVKTLAIAKSAIRHNMAKDLPKMNTPTCIIWGENDTVTPPNVAREFHELLPDSDLYWIKKCGHAPMMEHPEEFNKVLEAWLNKRGF is encoded by the coding sequence ATGGAAGAAAAAATCATTAAGGAAGGTAAGTTTCGGTATATAGAGAAAGGCGAAGGCACCCCGTTGATCATTTTACACGGTCTAATGGGCGGGCTGAGCAACTTCCATGGTGTTACCGATTATTTTCCGGCCAAGGGCTACAAGGTGTTGGTGCCCGAGCTCCCCATATACGATATGCCCGTGTTGAAGACCAATGTAAAGAACTTTGCCAAGTTTCTTGAAGAGTTCATCGAATTCAAGGGTCTCAAAGATGTGATTTTGCTGGGCAATTCATTGGGTGGGCACATCGGTCTTCTGCATACCAAAATGTTTCCCGAAATGGTCAAGGCCCTGGTCATTACCGGTAGCTCTGGCCTTTATGAGAGCGCAATGGGCGACGGATACCCAAAACGGGGCGATTATGAGTTCATAAAGAAAAAGGCCCAAGATGTCTTTTACGACCCAAAAATGGCCACCAAAGAAATTGTGGACGAGGTGTATGCCACAGTTAACGACAGAATGAAGCTGGTAAAAACACTTGCCATTGCCAAAAGTGCCATACGCCACAACATGGCAAAAGACCTGCCAAAAATGAACACGCCCACCTGTATTATTTGGGGTGAGAACGATACGGTAACACCCCCTAACGTGGCCAGGGAATTTCATGAATTACTGCCCGATTCGGATCTGTATTGGATCAAAAAATGTGGCCATGCCCCTATGATGGAACATCCTGAAGAGTTCAACAAGGTTCTGGAAGCTTGGCTGAACAAAAGGGGATTCTGA
- a CDS encoding pirin family protein has translation MKTVLHTSDTRGYADHGWLKSYHTFSFANYHDPERMHFGVLRVLNDDEVAPGRGFRTHPHSNMEIISIPLEGDLEHKDGMGNTTIINEGDIQVMSAGTGIYHSEFNKSKDRSVKFLQIWVIPNRKDVTPQYDQISIRDMQRNNTFYQILSPNKDDEGVWIHQDAWFHIGDFDKDTSDTYTLKKKGNGVYIFVLDGQVSVNGQELNSRDGFGIWDIDQIQFKSLSVGRVLLMEIPMQRGIV, from the coding sequence ATGAAAACTGTATTGCATACCTCTGACACACGCGGTTATGCCGACCATGGTTGGCTAAAAAGTTACCATACCTTTAGTTTTGCAAATTATCATGACCCCGAACGAATGCATTTTGGGGTCTTACGCGTTTTGAACGATGATGAAGTGGCTCCCGGTAGGGGCTTTAGAACCCATCCCCACAGCAATATGGAAATCATTTCCATTCCGCTTGAGGGTGATTTGGAGCACAAAGACGGCATGGGCAATACCACCATTATCAATGAGGGGGATATTCAGGTAATGAGTGCCGGAACCGGGATATACCACAGTGAGTTCAATAAGAGCAAAGACCGTTCAGTCAAGTTTTTGCAGATTTGGGTCATTCCCAACAGAAAAGATGTAACGCCCCAATATGATCAAATTTCCATTCGGGATATGCAACGCAACAACACCTTCTATCAGATACTTTCGCCCAATAAAGATGATGAAGGTGTTTGGATCCACCAAGATGCGTGGTTTCACATCGGAGACTTCGACAAAGACACATCCGATACCTACACGCTGAAGAAAAAAGGGAATGGGGTCTATATTTTTGTTTTGGATGGCCAAGTATCGGTCAATGGCCAAGAGCTCAATAGTCGGGATGGTTTTGGCATATGGGATATTGACCAAATCCAATTCAAATCACTGAGTGTTGGCCGTGTACTGTTAATGGAAATACCCATGCAACGGGGTATTGTTTGA
- the mraY gene encoding phospho-N-acetylmuramoyl-pentapeptide-transferase — protein sequence MLYYLFEYLEQQYQFPGASLFRFLTFRAAMAVLFSLTIAMVYGKWIILFLKKKQIGESIRDLGLEGQRQKAGTPTMGGIIIILATLLPVLLFADLKNIYVILLIVTMLWMGIIGFIDDYIKIFKKNKKGLRGRFKVMGQIVLGLIVGSVLYFHPQVTMKEKDKTVITENFRVEKVIGEEKKSVRTNVPFFKNNELDYANIIAWMGDGAKKYAWLVFIPIVIFIVTAVSNGANLTDGIDGLAGGTSAIIVLTLGIFAWVSGNVQFSDYLDIFYIPRVGELVVFIAAFVGALVGFLWYNAYPAQVFMGDTGSLTIGGVIAVIAIMVRKELLIPLLCGIFFAESLSVMLQVAYFKHTKRKYGEGKRIFLMAPLHHHFQKKSYHESKIVTRFWIIGILLAILSIVTLKIR from the coding sequence ATGCTCTATTATCTATTTGAATATCTAGAACAACAATACCAATTTCCCGGAGCGAGCCTTTTCAGGTTCTTGACCTTTAGGGCCGCCATGGCGGTACTGTTCTCTTTGACAATAGCCATGGTCTATGGTAAGTGGATCATCCTCTTTCTTAAAAAGAAGCAGATAGGGGAGAGCATTCGTGACTTAGGCCTTGAGGGCCAACGGCAAAAAGCCGGGACACCCACCATGGGCGGTATCATCATTATTTTGGCCACCCTATTGCCGGTACTGCTTTTCGCCGATTTAAAGAATATTTATGTCATTCTGTTGATTGTGACCATGTTATGGATGGGCATTATAGGCTTTATAGATGATTACATAAAAATATTCAAGAAGAACAAAAAAGGACTTAGGGGCCGATTTAAGGTAATGGGACAGATTGTGCTGGGCCTCATCGTGGGATCGGTACTCTACTTTCACCCACAGGTAACCATGAAAGAAAAGGATAAGACTGTCATCACCGAAAATTTTAGGGTTGAGAAGGTCATTGGCGAAGAGAAAAAATCCGTTCGTACCAACGTTCCTTTCTTTAAGAACAATGAGTTGGATTATGCAAACATTATTGCATGGATGGGAGACGGGGCGAAAAAATATGCTTGGTTGGTGTTCATTCCCATTGTAATATTCATTGTCACGGCCGTGTCAAATGGGGCCAACCTTACAGATGGAATTGATGGTTTGGCCGGTGGAACCTCTGCCATTATCGTGCTCACCTTGGGCATTTTTGCCTGGGTTTCGGGTAATGTGCAATTCTCAGATTACCTCGATATTTTTTACATCCCCCGGGTAGGTGAGTTGGTAGTGTTCATTGCGGCTTTTGTTGGGGCCTTGGTGGGTTTTCTATGGTACAATGCGTATCCGGCGCAGGTATTCATGGGCGATACGGGCAGTTTGACCATCGGTGGGGTAATCGCCGTGATTGCCATCATGGTGCGCAAAGAATTGTTGATACCGCTGCTGTGCGGAATCTTCTTTGCTGAATCATTGTCGGTTATGCTTCAGGTAGCCTATTTCAAGCATACCAAACGAAAATATGGTGAAGGGAAACGAATTTTCTTGATGGCACCGTTGCACCATCATTTTCAGAAAAAGTCGTACCACGAAAGTAAAATAGTGACGCGCTTTTGGATCATTGGCATTCTGTTGGCCATTTTGAGCATTGTCACCTTGAAGATACGGTAG
- the rsmH gene encoding 16S rRNA (cytosine(1402)-N(4))-methyltransferase RsmH, translating to MTNPYHSPVLLNEAVDGLNIKENGVYVDVTFGGGGHSEEILRRIGKDGKLIAFDQDKEALANAIDDPRFRLVNENFRFLKRFLKFYGILKVDGILADFGVSSHQFDTAQRGFSTRFDAGLDMRMNQRSDVSAYEVVNEYGEEELAKVLASYGELRNARAMAKTIVVARKQAPIKTTLQLKEVLGRFLPKMREHKLLAQVYQAIRIEVNQEMEALKDFLLQTPDLMEEGGRLSLISYHSLEDRLVKRFIRSGKFEGEPEKDFYGNVMVPFKKVGKLIVPSAEEIAMNNRARSAKLRIAERVGPVSGRAN from the coding sequence ATGACAAACCCGTATCACAGTCCGGTACTGCTCAATGAGGCGGTTGATGGGTTGAACATAAAGGAGAATGGGGTGTATGTTGACGTCACCTTTGGTGGTGGGGGTCATTCTGAAGAAATATTGAGACGGATCGGTAAAGACGGCAAGTTGATTGCCTTTGACCAAGACAAAGAGGCCTTGGCAAATGCGATCGACGACCCACGGTTCAGGTTGGTAAATGAGAATTTTAGGTTTCTCAAGCGTTTTTTGAAGTTCTATGGCATTCTGAAAGTTGATGGAATCTTGGCAGATTTTGGTGTGTCGTCGCATCAATTCGATACGGCCCAACGAGGATTTTCAACCCGTTTCGATGCCGGTTTGGATATGCGTATGAACCAGCGTTCAGATGTATCGGCCTACGAGGTGGTCAATGAATATGGCGAAGAAGAACTGGCCAAGGTACTGGCAAGTTACGGTGAGCTTCGTAATGCCCGGGCCATGGCAAAGACAATCGTTGTGGCGCGAAAACAGGCACCAATTAAGACAACACTCCAATTAAAAGAGGTGTTGGGTCGGTTTCTGCCTAAAATGCGGGAACATAAATTACTGGCACAAGTCTACCAGGCCATACGCATTGAGGTCAACCAAGAGATGGAGGCACTGAAAGATTTTTTGCTGCAGACCCCCGATTTGATGGAAGAAGGGGGGCGGTTGAGTTTGATAAGTTACCACTCTTTGGAAGACCGCCTGGTAAAACGATTTATACGCTCAGGCAAATTTGAGGGCGAACCAGAAAAAGATTTCTATGGCAATGTCATGGTTCCCTTTAAAAAGGTTGGAAAATTGATTGTGCCATCAGCTGAGGAAATTGCTATGAACAATAGAGCGCGGAGCGCAAAGCTTCGCATTGCTGAAAGAGTAGGCCCCGTTTCGGGCAGAGCAAATTGA